In the genome of Lynx canadensis isolate LIC74 chromosome F1, mLynCan4.pri.v2, whole genome shotgun sequence, one region contains:
- the KLHDC8A gene encoding kelch domain-containing protein 8A: protein MEVPNVKDFQWKRLAPLPSRRVYCSLLETGGQVYAIGGCDDNGIPMDCFEVYSPEADQWTALPPLPTARAGVAVTALGKRIMVIGGVGTNQLPLKVVEMYNIDEGKWKKRSVLREAAMGISVTAKDYRVYAAGGMGLDLRPHNHLQHYDMLKDMWVSLAPMPTPRYAATSFLRGSKIYVLGGRQSKYAVNAFEVFDIETRSWTKFPNIPCKRAFSSFVTLDDRLYSLGGLRQGRLYRQPKFLRTMDVFDMEQGGWLKMERSFFLRKRRADFVAGALSGRVIVAGGLGNQPTVLETAEALHPGRNKWEALPTMPTPRCACSSIVVKNCLLAVGGVNQGLSDAVEALCVSDS from the exons ATGGAGGTGCCTAACGTCAAGGACTTCCAGTGGAAGCGCCTGGCGCCGCTGCCCAGCCGCCGGGTCTACTGCTCCCTGCTGGAGACCGGGGGGCAGGTCTATGCCATCGGGGGATGTGACGACAACGGCATCCCCATGGACTGCTTTGAGGTCTACTCCCCCGAGGCCGACCAGTGGACcgccctgccccccctgcccacCGCCCGGGCCGGGGTGGCCGTCACCGCCCTGGGGAAGCGGATCATGGTGATCGGGGGTGTGGGCACCAATCAGCTGCCCCTGAAGGTCGTGGAGATGTACAACATCGATGAGGGCAAGTGGAAGAAGAGGAGCGTGCTGCGTGAGGCCGCCATGGGCATTTCTGTCACGGCCAAAG ATTACCGAGTGTATGCGGCAGGCGGGATGGGCCTGGACCTCCGTCCGCACAACCACCTCCAACACTATGACATGCTCAAGGACATGTGGGTGTCACTAGCACCCATGCCCACCCCGAGATATGCTGCCACCTCCTTCCTCCGAGGCTCCAAGATCTATGTGCTAG GGGGACGGCAGTCCAAGTATGCAGTCAACGCCTTTGAGGTTTTTGACATCGAGACTCGCTCCTGGACCAAGTTCCCCAACATTCCCTGTAAGCGGGCCTTCTCCAGCTTTGTGACCCTGGATGACCGCTTGTACAGCCTGGGAGGCCTGAGGCAGGGTCGGCTCTACCGGCAGCCCAAGTTCCTCCGGACGATGGACGTGTTCGACATGGAACAAG GGGGATGGCTGAAGATGGAACGCTCGTTCTTCCTCAGGAAGCGGCGGGCAGACTTTGTGGCCGGCGCTCTGAGTGGACGGGTCATAGTGGCCGGAGGACTTG GGAACCAGCCCACTGTCCTGGAGACAGCAGAGGCGCTCCACCCCGGGAGGAACAAGTGGGAGGCCCTCCCCACCATGCCCACGCCCCGCTGCGCCTGCTCCAGCATTGTCGTCAAGAACTGCCTCCTGGCTGTGGGGGGCGTCAACCAGGGTCTGAGCGACGCAGTGGAAGCCCTGTGTGTCTCTGACTCCTAG